The Chloroflexota bacterium sequence GAGGAAGTTGGGCACGGCCGCGTCGACGCTGTTGGGGTCGAGCGCGTCGTAGCCCGCGATGGCCTGCAGCACAACGGCCGCGTCGGCCACGCTCCGGGTCATCGGCCCCACGGTGTCCAGCGACGTCGAGAGCGGCAGCACGCCGCGCTTGCTGACCCGCCCGTACGTCGGCTTCAGCCCGACTATGCCGCAGAATGCCGCGGGTATGCGGATGGAGCCTCCTGTGTCGGACCCCAGCGTTGCGGCGCAGAGGCCGGCGGCCATGGCCGCGCCGGACCCGCCGCTGGAGCCGCCGGTCACGCAGTCCGTGTTCCACGGGTTTCGCGCCGGCCCATAGTGGGCGTTGTTGTTTGTGATGCCGAAAGCGAACTCGTGCATGTTGAGCTTGCCCAGCAGCACGGCCCCCGCCTCTGCGAGCTTGGCCGCGGCGGGGCAGTCCTCGTCCGGCACGTTCTCCGCCAGAATCTTGCTGCCGCCGGTGGTGGGGATGCCCGCAGTGTCATAGAGGTCCTTCAGCGCGATGGGAATGCCGTGCAGCGGCCCGCGATTCCGCCCCGCCGCGATCTCCGCCTCCGCCTGCCGCGCTCGCTCCATCGCGAGGTCGCCGGTGACGGTGATGTAGGCGTTGATGCGCGGCTCCAGCGCCTCGATTCGCTCGAGGTATGCCTGCGTCATCTCCACGGGCGAGATCCGCCCGGCGGCGATCTCCCCGCTGGCCTCTGCGACGCTGAGCAGGTGCAGTTCCGTCCCGGGCATGGCGTTCCTCCTCATTGGACGACTCGCGCCCAAGCATAGGATGGCGCGCCCTTGGGTGGCAAGACGCGGCGAGTGCCGTCGCGTGGCGGAGTCGTGCTATAATTTGGAGTCGAGGGGATATAGCTCAGCTGGAAGAGCGCTGCGTTCGCAACGCAGAGGTCGGGGGTTCGAATCCCCCTATCTCCACCACCGGCCAATCCTCGCCCATCCCTCATTGGCCCAGGAATCCCCTATTTTGTAGCTGAGAAACGCCAAAGTGGTACTCTGTCGTGTCCCATGCATCCCCCAAGTTTCCACGTCAAGTGTGGCAATATATGTGGGAACGGATCACGACGGAGGGGGATGCCATGGCACTCTTGGCGACGCGGCTGAGGGCGCGGCGCTTGTGGGTAAGCTGAACGGTGTTGAGGACCAGGACGGCATCGTGACTCCCGCAGCCCGAGGATCTTCGGCTCGCAGCGGGAACGACTCTGCAAGCAGGTCGTGTATACATGCCGGCATTCGCGACCGGCGCCCTTGCTTGCCTTAGTCGTCACCCTCGCCAAGGGCGAAGGGTTCAACATGGCCGTCCAATCGACCGCTTCCAAGTGTTCCGAAATGAATTTGTGTGGTGGACCCATTGTGAAGATACCGATGATCCAGACGCCTCAGGCGCCATGCCCCAAATGACTCCGCCTCTGCTTCTGCGCAGTGATTCCTCTTGCCGTGCCCGTCAAACGGGCTGCGCGCGCTCCCTTCCGCCGGCCTGGTCAAAGCTTCGGCAAGTGTAAGAGGAACTCGCGGAGCGCCCTGGCGCACTCCTCCGGCTTCTCCAGGGGCAAAAAATGCGTGGTATCGGGGAGGAAGTCGTAGTGGACTATGGCGACGTCGCTCAGGTCCAGCGTGGGGAGGTAGGAGTACGGCAGCGTGGGGTCAGCGCCAATGACCTTGAGGGGACAGCGCATCGCCTCGAAGTCTACGGCAAGGAAGAAGATTCTCGCGTAGTCGATAATCTGTGCCTCGTACTCCGGCGGACACCGCAGATCGAAGCCCTCCCCATCCCTGCTTTCCCGAAGGGTTGCCTTTGCGATGAGGTCATGGGCCTCGGGCGCCATGCGCTGGAAGGCGGGGATATAGGGCAGGATGGAGGAAAACTCGTCTGTGGTGCGAAAGCGCGATGTCCGGCGGCGGACCATTGCGGCAGTGCGGATCGCAACTCCGTCGAATTGCTCATCGGACACGTTGGGCTTCCGCAGGGGAGGGTCGTACAGTATCAGGGCTTCGTATCCGCTTCCCATGGTGGATGACAGGAGCGCTGCAATTGACGACAGGGAGTGGTAGACGCCGATCTTGGGCTTCTTTCCAAAGCCCTCGTCAACGGCCTCAAGAATGCGGTCATGATCATCGACCAGCGTGGGCACGTTGTGCCGGTCAAGCGAAGTCAGTTCGTTCCAGCCGTGGTTCCGCAAGTCGTAAATGATAACGTCGAACTCGTCTGTCAGCAGGGACCAGAAGGGATAGTAGAGGTCGGTTGCCAGGCCGTTGCCATGAGACAACACCAGCCGCTGGCCGTCCGGGTTGCCGTGGCGCCGCACGATGATTGTGGTATCGGCATCCACGGGAACGCCCACCGTCTCCAACGGTTCAGGAACGTCCCACACAAATTCCGCTTCTGTCATCGTTGTGCCTGTTCTCCACCCATGGAAGTGGGTCTGCCGTGTCAGGCCTGACGCAACTCCTCTTGAGCGGCATGTGCGGTCGGCGAGGTTGCCCGCTCCCTGCCGGGCGCCATCTCATGCGCAATCGCGGCCGCGAAGTCTATTGTGCCCAAGTCTTCCACCCACCACCGGACTGTCGGCAGGTGGGGGAAACTGAATACTGCCCCTGGGTCGCCCTGAAGCAGAGAGGCGGGCACCTGAAAGGTCGCAACGTCCAGGTAGAGCCCGGTGCCGAGGGCTTTGACGAGGGCCTCCTTCACGGTCCCCAGCCGGTAGAATCGCTCCACCTTCACATGGCCTGCCGCTGACGCCATCGCAGCCCGCTCGTCCCGCCCGAAAACCGTCTCGGCCAGCCCGTCCAGGTCGCGCTTGTCCGAGCGTTCCTCCACGTCGATGCCGATCTGCCCTTCGGAAGCCAGCGCAATCAGCCCGTGACGCCCGCTATCGCTGACGTTGAAGTGCATCGCCGCGGGGGAACCGCACACGACGGCGTAGGGCTTGCCGTGATCCGCGGTCTCGAATGAGAGGTCCGCGTTGCCGCACGACAGCCGCTCACAGAGGAGGGACCGGAGCGCGGCGCGCAGCAGGGTGTACCGCCGGCTCGATTCCGGGAAGACGTACCGCGCGGCGCGGGCATGCTCGTGATCATCCAGCCACGGGCCCGCCAATGCCTCCCGGGCGCCGTCGAGCGCAAGGTCGACGTGGAAGACATCAGCGCCGCCGATCTCCCGGAACGGGCGCCACCACTGTTGGGCCGCCGGAATGCGCATGGACCGCATTATAGCGGGTGCGGGCGGCAGCGCCTCATGCACATCAAGCGCCCGTCGCACCGGCCTCTGGGCTTGCTGCAGCGTTCCATTCCGCTTCACTTCGAGGGGCCGTGCGACGGGCATTCGCTTGCCTGCGTACAGGTTAGGCCGCTTCCTTCTCCAAGTACTCGATCACGTTCGCGAGGGTCTGGAAATTCTCGCAGTCGCCCGCGCTCATATCGAGGTTGAACTCCTGCGCCACGACCTTCATGAATGCGACGAAGTCGACCGAGGACACGCCCGCGTCAGCCAGGCTCTTGTTCGCGTCCAGTTCCCGGCCGATGGGTCGGCCTTCGACCTCCAGGTTCTCGTCCACAAGCTTCCTGAGACGTTCTTCTATCGTTGCCACAACATTACCCCCCTTTGTTTCATCAGAATGCCAGTTTATCCTACCTGAACGGATATACGTGGTCAACGTTCATTTGCTCTGGGACTGCCTTGTATGCTCTGTTCGTGTCCTCCTTCCACAAGCGTTGAGTAATCCGTTGCGCGCCGTGGTCTCAACGGCTCTGCACCCACAGGCTCCGGCGCTGGAAGGCGTAGCCTGGTATCGACACCCGGCGGCGCGTTTCTCCCGCGAACAGCCCGGCAAACGCGACCGACGCC is a genomic window containing:
- a CDS encoding phosphopantetheine-binding protein — translated: MATIEERLRKLVDENLEVEGRPIGRELDANKSLADAGVSSVDFVAFMKVVAQEFNLDMSAGDCENFQTLANVIEYLEKEAA
- a CDS encoding amidase gives rise to the protein MPGTELHLLSVAEASGEIAAGRISPVEMTQAYLERIEALEPRINAYITVTGDLAMERARQAEAEIAAGRNRGPLHGIPIALKDLYDTAGIPTTGGSKILAENVPDEDCPAAAKLAEAGAVLLGKLNMHEFAFGITNNNAHYGPARNPWNTDCVTGGSSGGSGAAMAAGLCAATLGSDTGGSIRIPAAFCGIVGLKPTYGRVSKRGVLPLSTSLDTVGPMTRSVADAAVVLQAIAGYDALDPNSVDAAVPNFLDAMAGGAGGLRIGVVRGDYRLPMDDELEQAVEEAFAHLGSLGATLVDPVELPLLRDALPHNFVIISSEAAAYHREWLDARSGDYGEDVFGRLSGGRNNTATDYILAREAQSRIRGQLLAAMAEFDALALPMLPLTAPPIGQDRVTVGGTDMDLRTAVTWYTQPFNLTGFPAISVPCGFTSAGMPIGFQLVGKPFAEGTLLRLAHAYEQSTDWHKRTPAL
- a CDS encoding 4'-phosphopantetheinyl transferase superfamily protein yields the protein MPVARPLEVKRNGTLQQAQRPVRRALDVHEALPPAPAIMRSMRIPAAQQWWRPFREIGGADVFHVDLALDGAREALAGPWLDDHEHARAARYVFPESSRRYTLLRAALRSLLCERLSCGNADLSFETADHGKPYAVVCGSPAAMHFNVSDSGRHGLIALASEGQIGIDVEERSDKRDLDGLAETVFGRDERAAMASAAGHVKVERFYRLGTVKEALVKALGTGLYLDVATFQVPASLLQGDPGAVFSFPHLPTVRWWVEDLGTIDFAAAIAHEMAPGRERATSPTAHAAQEELRQA
- a CDS encoding alpha/beta hydrolase, with translation MTEAEFVWDVPEPLETVGVPVDADTTIIVRRHGNPDGQRLVLSHGNGLATDLYYPFWSLLTDEFDVIIYDLRNHGWNELTSLDRHNVPTLVDDHDRILEAVDEGFGKKPKIGVYHSLSSIAALLSSTMGSGYEALILYDPPLRKPNVSDEQFDGVAIRTAAMVRRRTSRFRTTDEFSSILPYIPAFQRMAPEAHDLIAKATLRESRDGEGFDLRCPPEYEAQIIDYARIFFLAVDFEAMRCPLKVIGADPTLPYSYLPTLDLSDVAIVHYDFLPDTTHFLPLEKPEECARALREFLLHLPKL